From Pedobacter indicus, a single genomic window includes:
- a CDS encoding DUF4097 family beta strand repeat-containing protein gives MNTIAKQRIIGFVLLVVSSTAFAFNTMNDAVLMATKKFSSSQVKNLTINTSGGSIEVDGNGGSETTVEMHVRPNNNRNLSKSEIQEILDRDYEISIAQKGNTVEAFAKRKNQGNWRNALNISFRVKTGKNVASNLKTSGGSIHIANLDGHQNFKTSGGGLTVSNIRGNIDGQTSGGSIKANNLDGDIHLSTSGGSIRLDNLSGNIDVKTSGGSIKGDRIDGALHASTSGGSIDLGSLTCVLDASTSGGSVTASLMKLPGDVNLSTSAGSVNLTIPRNAAADLNLKGMRVNANNLNNFKGTNSKGKLIGSMNGGGKQISASTSAGSVNLRVN, from the coding sequence ATGAATACCATAGCTAAACAAAGAATAATCGGCTTCGTTCTACTCGTAGTTAGTTCGACAGCCTTCGCTTTTAATACGATGAATGATGCGGTATTGATGGCGACAAAGAAATTTTCGAGCTCGCAGGTTAAAAACCTGACGATTAACACTTCGGGTGGCTCTATCGAGGTGGACGGCAACGGGGGTAGTGAAACAACGGTAGAGATGCATGTACGGCCGAATAATAATCGTAATCTATCAAAATCTGAAATTCAGGAAATTCTGGATCGTGATTATGAAATATCCATTGCCCAGAAAGGTAATACGGTTGAGGCTTTTGCTAAAAGAAAGAATCAGGGAAACTGGCGGAATGCCCTCAATATCTCTTTTCGTGTGAAGACTGGGAAAAACGTTGCCTCCAACCTGAAAACCAGCGGAGGTAGCATTCATATTGCAAATCTTGATGGTCACCAGAATTTTAAAACTAGCGGCGGTGGTCTAACGGTTAGCAACATTCGCGGTAATATTGACGGGCAAACCAGCGGCGGTAGTATCAAGGCGAATAATCTGGATGGTGATATCCACTTGTCCACATCAGGGGGTTCTATCCGGTTGGATAATCTGAGCGGAAACATTGATGTGAAAACCAGTGGTGGGAGTATCAAGGGTGATCGTATTGATGGAGCTCTCCATGCCTCAACATCGGGAGGAAGCATTGACCTGGGTAGCCTTACATGTGTCTTAGATGCTTCAACATCCGGAGGCAGTGTGACAGCCAGCCTGATGAAGTTGCCGGGCGATGTGAACTTATCAACCTCCGCCGGATCGGTTAATCTTACAATCCCGCGAAATGCAGCGGCTGATCTGAATCTAAAAGGAATGCGCGTGAACGCTAACAATCTAAATAATTTTAAAGGTACTAATAGCAAGGGTAAGCTTATCGGAAGCATGAATGGTGGCGGAAAACAAATATCCGCGTCTACCAGCGCCGGTTCGGTGAACTTGCGGGTTAATTAG
- a CDS encoding type II toxin-antitoxin system VapC family toxin, with product MDRLFVDTNIVIDLLQKRAEFYEDAQGLFTLADKRKVKLFISSLTIANTHFILTKHYSTDDLRKVLAKFKVLVEVLLMDDKIIDLALTSDLRDCEDAIQYYTAIENNVDMIITRNKRDFTRQSIPIFTAKEYLTRNR from the coding sequence ATGGATCGCCTTTTCGTAGATACTAATATCGTAATCGATCTGCTTCAAAAGCGGGCAGAGTTTTACGAAGATGCACAGGGTTTATTTACTTTGGCGGACAAGCGGAAGGTTAAACTGTTTATTTCGTCGTTAACGATAGCGAATACACACTTTATACTTACGAAGCACTATAGTACCGACGATCTAAGGAAAGTCTTAGCCAAGTTCAAAGTCCTGGTGGAGGTATTGCTGATGGATGACAAGATAATAGATTTAGCACTCACTTCGGATTTAAGGGATTGTGAAGATGCAATTCAATATTATACTGCTATAGAAAATAATGTGGATATGATCATTACACGAAATAAAAGAGATTTTACAAGACAAAGTATCCCAATATTCACAGCAAAAGAATATCTCACAAGAAACAGGTAA
- a CDS encoding Txe/YoeB family addiction module toxin: MKALKRSEPQAYKKATSLIKELAEHPKTGRGKPSLKKYGLAGPYARKITDKHRLVYAIDDESITVIVVAARGHYKDK; the protein is encoded by the coding sequence ATAAAAGCGCTAAAAAGGTCTGAGCCGCAAGCTTATAAGAAGGCAACATCACTTATAAAAGAATTAGCTGAGCATCCGAAAACTGGCCGAGGCAAACCCTCACTTAAGAAATATGGTTTAGCTGGCCCCTATGCGCGTAAGATTACAGATAAACATAGGTTAGTTTACGCGATCGATGACGAAAGCATTACAGTTATCGTTGTAGCCGCACGTGGACACTATAAAGACAAATAA
- a CDS encoding DUF6364 family protein, translated as MNTKLTLNIEKHVIEDAKAYAKINKISLSQLVENYLSSLTRKNKKDIEVSPLVESLTGIIPSDSVNDHKEDYYDYLNRKYS; from the coding sequence ATGAACACAAAGCTGACATTAAATATTGAAAAGCACGTCATTGAGGACGCCAAAGCTTATGCTAAGATTAATAAAATAAGTTTGTCTCAACTTGTTGAAAATTATTTAAGCTCTTTAACCAGGAAAAATAAAAAAGATATCGAAGTGAGTCCGTTGGTAGAAAGCTTGACCGGGATAATTCCCAGTGACAGTGTAAATGACCATAAGGAAGATTATTATGATTATTTGAATAGAAAATACTCTTAA